A window of Carassius carassius chromosome 48, fCarCar2.1, whole genome shotgun sequence genomic DNA:
AAGGTTTAACAAAACTTACCAGCGTTTAGTTGTCAGTATTATTATCTGCCCAGCGGGTGCGTTGTAAAATAGCGGAAAAGAGAGGAGGATGATCGGATCAAAGCAGATGTGAGACACAACAATCAGGGTACCGCAGTGAGCGGCCACGCCCATGAGGGAGGGACTAACGAATGATTGACAGCTGAGGGGTCATATGAACAGCCTCTCCCAGAGCCTTAAAGGGACCGGAAATGCCGTTTTTACTAAATCCAGTCATGTACAAAAATACAAGTCAGTACagttttaaaagtgtttaataatgtccttTAGATAGAAAACATAATAGTGCACACACACGTTTTTATTACACAGTGGTTAAGATTCTCCTCGTTCAAGGATGCTTGCATTTTTAAACGAAAATGGTGTGGCAATGTCAAACGTTATATAATCATGCAACACTTTAGAAGTAAGACAGATCCAAAGTGcaataaacaatttataaaataaaagtaaatacttATTTCAGAAAAATTGACACATGTAATCATAATAATTCACTCTTGACTGCTGTGGTCTGGCAAATCAGCCATCTAAATCATAGCGAAGTTCAGCCActaaaaagacaaagagaaaagtgttttaatatgtatttatacatttaaaaaaaataatcctatAGCATGACATACCTGCTGAAAGTCCAGCTCAATGAAGCCACTTTGGTGGGGATCCAGCTTTTTGAATACCCCTGAAAATGAGAGGTACATTCACTAATAATGCTCCAGAGCTACAGTGGTGCTGACCCAACACTAGGGCCTATTATAAACAGGCCTACACAGACATTTCCTATGATGATTTTAGGACTAaattagaatattaaaatatttaataaccaAACACCCAAAGGACTTACGGAACATCATCTCCAGACGCATGAGACAGGCCACATAGTTATCGAAGTCAAGAGTCATGTCTGTCTCGGCATAACGTGCAACCAGCAGCTGAAATATAGTGTTATTGAGAGTGAAACCTAGAAGAAGAAAGAGAAcaaaagaagttaatattaaaatatgccGCCAAAATGATTTCTGTTTGTAGATGTGAGAGTATCTGAGACTCACCGGCTTCTTTCAGTGCCATGCGCATTTCTGGAGTGCTTATGGTTCCTGAATTATCAATGTCATTCTTCTTGTAAATTCCCTGGGGTTATTATAAAATGGAGCAACATGTCATgacatttagaaatcattttaaatggataATTGTGTTCTATTGTGGGTGGATCTCTTACAAGGTATCGCTGAATTTTCTTCCACAGAGTAGCGAACTCTCCCAAACCCAGTTTTCCATTCCCACTGTCCTGAGATACAGTTAAGGGAAATTTACAATTCAAAAACACACCAAATTCTTGTAATTCCCGGCTCAAGCACATACATCACATCAACACAAACAGCAAAACTTTGAGGATACATCCATGAGGTTCACCATGATACGACACGTATCCAAACTGAAGCCGTCGGTCTTTATGTCAGTTCCTACAAAAGAACACATCAAGCAGTTCCTCAGACTCCTCCTTAGATCTCAAGAGGAAATTAAGGACGCAAGAGTACTTACGTTTTGCGATGATTTTGTTTAAGATAGTTGAGAGCTCTGAGGCAGAGATTTCCATGTCCTTTAGAGAGAAGTATGCATCAGTTGCTCTGCTTTTCAAAAAATATGAGTGCTTACTGCATAACAAGTCGTCTCTACTTACAGCTCCAGCAAGTTTTACAAACATGCTTCTGAATCCAGAATCAACTTCACTGTCTGAGACAACCTCCTAAAACAAGAGGAAGTACATGTTCAAGAAGACCTTTTAGCAATATGTTGACTACcagcaaaaatattattattatatttattatttatttatgtattagtagtagtagtagtcattgttgttattaaatttattcttaaaattattattaaataagaaataaatattatttttaatttaatgtattatttattaattttgtaacagtgaaaaatattattaacagTCGGTAGCTATGTTTTCATCCATTTATGCAAATTTGAAGACATTGTATCCTGGATGAAAACACCAAATTGcgataaaaaagtaaaattttcatAACATATGTATGCATTTAACCAAGGTCAATAATTTTTATATGCGACAAGATATGCGCATAAACTGTGGAAACGCATTCATCAAATAAATGTCTCGATGCAAAACAAATACGTCAAGTGTCTGGGCCTCAACAGATCACGTGATCGGATAAGTGttttattcgcaaatgtttttttgtgtgataTTCCAATTTTCGGCTGTTGACTTTTAAGAGCTTTGCGATCTTGAGACTTGCTTACATCAGGTAGTACAGCATCCACAGGGTCATCACACGGTCTAGGAGTAAACATAAGATTATCCAAACAAAAGTATATACAGTCATACTGGAATATAGTACATAGGTGAGATACGTTACAGTGTTTCGGTCTGTTTTTCGGAAAAGACGCGCAGACAAAAGTCTCCATCCTTGTTGGCTTCGAAGGTGGATGGCACGACAAGGTACTCTCCTGGCGGCAGCTTGAAGCGCGTGCAGACCTCCCTCAGGTTAACGAAAGTCTCAGAGCGAGCTTTTTGTGCGTGCGTCAGGAAGAAGTTCTTATCGAGGTGCACGTCGCGCTGACCGTGAAACTGATAGAGACAATGGCCAATCAGTGAGGCAGAAATGATTTGATTAATGGTATGACTGGTCAAAAGAAATGCCACGCCCCTTTTTGTAGTTAAACTCTTACCTGCGAAGGTAACtgttgaaacaaacaaaaagaaaatgttgaTTTGATGTTATATATGTGTAATCTGGGAGGTGTACTGAAGTAATTATGTTAATTTCCTCTCCATTTGTGTCTCCACCCACCTCGTAAATAGCAAAGCCGATAGTATGCATGTCCTCTCCCGCTTTCCTCAGACGGCGTCGGTTCTTCTGGATCAGACCCACCACGAAACTGCAGCCCACCTCATTATCACCTGGATCGTCATCTTCTTCGTTCAGCTTAATCACATACTGAGGATTCATCCAGAATGTGTCTGAGGAGCAATGAGCAATATCATTAAACAAATCAAACCAACTGAATTTTGTAATGCATAGATGCAAATACAATTtttgaaatgcaaataaaaacataTGCACTTAGTTGAGCCAAATTTTTTTCCTTCCAACAAAAAGATAATGTATGGGCATAAACTATAATCTAAACATTTTTACCAAACAAAATATTTGATGCATAACAAAAAAGCTTGATGAATGTGTGCAGCCATCGCGAATATTACTAAACAAACCAAACCTTTATGCTGATTATCACAATTAATTGTCTGTTCTTTTTATGGCTTTCATTatataattgtgattaatttaaGGATTCAGTAAATAATTCTGATGTTATCTTTCAATATTTTTTGAGTTATCATTTTTTTACTCTTATTACATAGAGTATTCCAAATTCTAAGAATCGATTCAACACCAGCGCTATTTTATTTTCTACACCACAACAGAATATAGATACTGTGTTTGTGGAAGTAATAGTCACTCTGTTTTAAACATAATCCACTAAATTACTCACTTCTATTTGTATTCTtacaaaatacattcatgaaaacaaGATAGAAATCatgagaaaaagaaaggcttgttgtaatCTTTCTGTTGATAATGTGAAACGCTTCAAACAGAGCATCACAAAACGCTTCTGCACATCCAGGCTGCACTTGAAGCAACATAAATCACAGCACGCTACACTCCACCGAAGAGAAACGAGAGAGCAATGAACTCCAGCAAGATGTCATATTATGCGAATCCCTAAGTAACACATGAAGTATTATAATGGGAATATATCATCTTGGAAAGGGAATTTTACCATGCTGACTATCATAATTGAATGTTACGTGCTGTTTGAGTGCTGCAACAAAAAACTCTATGGATGCAGCCATTAGCAATATTATTAAACAAACCAAACCATCCAAACTTAATACTAAGATATGAATACATATGCACTCAATTATGACCGATAATATTTAAGCTTTATATGATAAGAAGATGCATATAAACAAATGCTGTAATGTTAAGATACAGATACAATCTTAGAATATGCATAAAAACGAATGCACTCATTTGACGTGGATACATTTTCTATCCATAAACTACAATGGAAACACATTTGCCTTGAAATGTCTTGAAACTCAATGAACGAATGCAGTCCTCTGCAGTATTATTAAACAAAGCAAACCAACCGAACCTAGTCCATGTGAATAATTGTTTCTACTGAAATAAAGTGATTCAAAAACATGAATCTAATACCCAATGTttgatgtgtgtttgtggttttttGTGCTCACAAGCATTGTTTCTGCAGCCCCCGGCGGTGGAGCCTTTCCTCCATGCGCCGTCGTGGTTGGACACAGACCAGTATTTAATCGAATCGCTGGTGATGGCGTCCGGGGTCAGAGTGCAGATCTCTATACGAGAGTAATGGCTAAGGAACTCTGAGAATGACATCCTGAACGGAGAGAGAAAACACTgaatttaaaacatacagaatttAAAATCCAAGTGTCTAGATTAAAGTTGCACTAAATCTCGATCCGTAGATAAACAAGTTTGTAACTGCACCAGAATTCTCCGTCCTCAGCGCTGGCGTTCGGCCGCTCTGAAGCAGCAATACTGTTCCATTCAGATGAActaaaggaaaggaaaaaaaaataaccaaCAGCTGTTAAAATTAATGTGACTTATTGTCATGATGCACATTTTTTCTCATCTTGTTATTAACAAAATTCATCTTCATCAACAACCATTTTCATCACAAGGCCAATATTGCATGGTTGCTACCTTATAATTTCTGAATTGCTATTTCAGTTACATTTAGCTAATTGTATAAACTTATATATAACTCTGGAGCTAGTGGTAATGAAACCGTACCTATCACTCCAGGCTCCAGTCCACTCCACCTGTCCCCAAGGGTTACGCATACGAACCAGCTTTTCCTTGCATCCACGATAGTTCACCTGAGACAAAGCACAATGTACTCCaatgataaaatgtattatagtatTATTGAAAAAAGAGGCTTGCCAATAACTCTATTCATACCTCGGTCGCCCCAGTGAGAGAGTAAGCATGTCCTTTCACCAGCTTCTGGCGGGTGACGGCTTCTGAATCGGAAGCACTAGTGATCTAAATCACagagttaaaaataaaacaaggctaTCTGAAAATGGGCGGGGCTTGTGGCCCGAAAGGGATTGCTGAttggtcaataataataattatatatgcaATTCCAACTTCAGTTCAAATATAGGCAGAGGAATCTCACGTCAATGGAGCAGCCCAGCAAAGCTCCAGCCTCCAAGGCTTTCTGGATGATCTGAAACATGTTGGACGGCGCTTTACTCAGCTCGTAGCTCTCAGCGATGCCTCCAGTGAAATCTTCAAAGCCCTCACTGGTGGAGCCTCCTGACAGAGCTTCATAACAGCCGTTTACCCTGCCACAGATCATAAAACACACTGTTAGAGATAAGAAATGACATGAACGCAAAATCGCACATGTCTTTGAGCTCAGTTTGAGAAACTATTTAAGACctattgtaaaacatttaaataaactactgtaaaactacattttttgaTACCACACAAAGATTAAAATGGActtaattgttgtttattgttcaaACACCTGAATATCTAAGAAATTATTTTAGGACACAGCTCCATTTAGGAATCACGGAATCACTTCCTTCTCTTTAATGTGATGGTCAAATACTTACTGAGTAGTTAAAATGTATGTCTCTATTTTAAAACCACtagctttaaatatttttatggacCAAAACCCAGAAGAAAGATAGCAtttttgcacttcctgttccATCATCTCAAAGTCTGTGGTGAACACAAGTTCAAGATATgttcctgttttattttacaacataAAAAACACCAGTTATACTCACTTGTGATTTATTTAAAGCTTTTACTTTTAATGATGGTGATGgtaatgttaaagggttagttcacccaaaaaagaaaattaaaccaTAAATTACTTACCCTGAAGTTATCCTACGTGTATATGACTATCTTCTTTCAAACGGATCCAGTCTGAGTTATTACTATAATGGCacttgatctttcaagctgtttaatgccactcagcgggGGTTAcactgcatcagtccaaaagaagtttaataaaaagtgcatccttaaaaaaagtgtctcacacagctccagggggtgaacaaaggccttcggTAGTGAATCAatgttttttgtaagaaaaatatccatattcaaaacttaataatcacTTCAATGTAGCTTGCGCTAATAGTTGTGCACAGAAAC
This region includes:
- the capn2b gene encoding calpain 2, (m/II) large subunit b isoform X1, which produces MSGVASTLAKKRAQAAGFGTNANATKYLNQDFEALRSQCLSRGTLFSDPNFPAAPESLGFKELGPSSYKTRGIVWKRPGELCSKPQFIVGGATRTDICQGALGDCWLLAAIASLTLNEEVLARVVPAGQGFGDNYAGIFHFQFWQFGEWVDVVIDDRLPVKDGELVFVHSAEGNEFWSALLEKAYAKVNGCYEALSGGSTSEGFEDFTGGIAESYELSKAPSNMFQIIQKALEAGALLGCSIDITSASDSEAVTRQKLVKGHAYSLTGATEVNYRGCKEKLVRMRNPWGQVEWTGAWSDSSSEWNSIAASERPNASAEDGEFWMSFSEFLSHYSRIEICTLTPDAITSDSIKYWSVSNHDGAWRKGSTAGGCRNNAYTFWMNPQYVIKLNEEDDDPGDNEVGCSFVVGLIQKNRRRLRKAGEDMHTIGFAIYELPSQFHGQRDVHLDKNFFLTHAQKARSETFVNLREVCTRFKLPPGEYLVVPSTFEANKDGDFCLRVFSEKQTETLPCDDPVDAVLPDEVVSDSEVDSGFRSMFVKLAGADMEISASELSTILNKIIAKRTDIKTDGFSLDTCRIMVNLMDDSGNGKLGLGEFATLWKKIQRYLGIYKKNDIDNSGTISTPEMRMALKEAGFTLNNTIFQLLVARYAETDMTLDFDNYVACLMRLEMMFRVFKKLDPHQSGFIELDFQQWLNFAMI
- the capn2b gene encoding calpain 2, (m/II) large subunit b isoform X2; this translates as MSGVASTLAKKRAQAAGFGTNANATKYLNQDFEALRSQCLSRGTLFSDPNFPAAPESLGFKELGPSSYKTRGIVWKRPGELCSKPQFIVGGATRTDICQGALGDCWLLAAIASLTLNEEVLARVVPAGQGFGDNYAGIFHFQFWQFGEWVDVVIDDRLPVKDGELVFVHSAEGNEFWSALLEKAYAKVNGCYEALSGGSTSEGFEDFTGGIAESYELSKAPSNMFQIIQKALEAGALLGCSIDITSASDSEAVTRQKLVKGHAYSLTGATEVNYRGCKEKLVRMRNPWGQVEWTGAWSDSSSEWNSIAASERPNASAEDGEFWMSFSEFLSHYSRIEICTLTPDAITSDSIKYWSVSNHDGAWRKGSTAGGCRNNAYTFWMNPQYVIKLNEEDDDPGDNEVGCSFVVGLIQKNRRRLRKAGEDMHTIGFVIGHCLYQFHGQRDVHLDKNFFLTHAQKARSETFVNLREVCTRFKLPPGEYLVVPSTFEANKDGDFCLRVFSEKQTETLPCDDPVDAVLPDEVVSDSEVDSGFRSMFVKLAGADMEISASELSTILNKIIAKRTDIKTDGFSLDTCRIMVNLMDDSGNGKLGLGEFATLWKKIQRYLGIYKKNDIDNSGTISTPEMRMALKEAGFTLNNTIFQLLVARYAETDMTLDFDNYVACLMRLEMMFRVFKKLDPHQSGFIELDFQQWLNFAMI